Part of the Macadamia integrifolia cultivar HAES 741 unplaced genomic scaffold, SCU_Mint_v3 scaffold2624, whole genome shotgun sequence genome, AAACTGataaattagacatttttcattatcccaaaaatacccctccttaTCTTTGGACAACAAAACCAAGGTTATCGCATTTTTGATCTCCTGTAGCTTCCTATTGGTCGTCTCCGAGTGGATGACACGCTTCCCTGCAACAAAGCATGTAATGACGAAAGAGTCTTTTAGCCCTTCTGCAAAGAACAGTTTCTGTGGACATTTCCAAAACCAGCGCAATTTCAGAGCATTTCACCTAGTCTTCGGTTGCCTGTGCCTTCAACAAATCCCTCCTGCGCCATTTTTTCGATCAGCTTTTTCACTGTAGCTTGGTTAGCTTCTCCTTCCAGCTTGCTCTGAAGCTTCGGTACTGTAATATATTCCATCGGCAGAGCATGATACAAAGCCTGCAATCAAATTGGAACCCTCAAAGTAAACAAGCGTGGGAAGGGAAAAATTAGAGAAGTTAAAAAGGGTTCCCCGGGGTGGAAGCCAGGGAAAAGTGGAGAGTTGGGAGACTGAAAGTTCACCTTCATGTACATGTAGTCATCTTTGCTACTCTTGGGAACATCATCACCAAGTGGAATTTCTTgagcctccttttcttctttaacGGCAGCAAACTCAGAGTCGAGATTCTGAAATCAGTGTTGTTAATGAAGTGATGAAATATGAGGAGAGGAATGAGGATAGAACGTTGATATAACTATTCCTGGAAATTGAGTTAACAAACCTTTAGCTTATTAATGGTGAAATTGTCCCTTCCGGCCCTTGATAGAACACCTTCTTTTACGAGTTTGTCCATGATTTCTGAAAAGCAGTCAAGGGAAGTTTAGACTTATTTTCCTACAACCAGCAGGAGATTACTGTGGAACCCTTCTCCAATAACCTTCAGTCAAAACTTGCAAACCGTGAATTTCCTTCAGTACCGATACAGAAAGGGCAAAAGTGCTACCCAGGTGTAATTTGTAACAAAAATGAATTTCCTTGGACAACAAAACCAAGGTTATCTCTGAAAGCCCTTTTATCTTGCCTCGATCTTGCAGGCAAGAATGTCAGATCATCGGAAGGTTTTAAATCTCAAGTTGCCGTGAATCGACGCCGCCGCCACCCTTTCCTTCAACTCAGCTATGTTGGAACCTTAGACGATTATTTCTTCtctggagaagaagatgatgatcggATTCTTTTTGGGTTGGGTAGTCGCAAACGGTAGTTCTGTGAATCTCAGGCTCTCAGCCAATTCCTATTCACTCCTACAAATCGAAGTGTTGAGGCTCCATGCTGTCCATCGCCGATGCCGCTACCGCTGCTCTGTACGATCGCCGATCATCCAAAAATAACGATTTGGGAGAAATGGAAATTAGGTCTTggaatgggtattttaggtacttcaatTTAATAAGGGTAtattggtatttaaaataaaatatagttgttgaTATCAATAtaaaaggtatattccttaacgttgactgacggtagggggtccgagtccaatttggtgaaagagagggggtgtccctctaatattggcattctccaaggggtggcattgtaaattaccctttatttaACTCTTCGCACCTTCTTGTATTTATATTCACTTTATTTTCCCCACGGATCACACCTTGTACCACCTTGTACCTAGTTGCACTTCTGTCAGGAAGCACTGCCATAGTGGAGCACATTTTGTTCCTTAATGGTACTTGTATTTCAAAATCCCAAGTATGTTTCCCGGTCAGAAGTATCGATGAGTGGACTCACATTCCATCGTGCTTGCAACCTCACCATTCTCTAGCTACATCTGAGACATTTGCGTATGATCCAATTTAGTGGTAGAATACACCAAAATCAGTCAATTGGATATTCCTTCATATTATTGTCTTGTTTTGATCGATTTTACTATCTTGGTTTATTGCTCAATTTTTGGATTGCACTTCTATCATTCCTGGGTAGAATGTCAACAAAATATGCTCTGACCAACAAAATATAGTgacctttcttctcccttcgGCTACTAATTAAGCTCGGCCAAAAAAGGATAGTTTATAGACAAATAATTATGATAAATTATGAGCGAGGATGGATAAAGTTTGTACTCTTTATCTCAAAGATGATTCGTATTTTGGGGAACTTGTACCTTCTAGCCTACCCAACTCTTGAATCCATGAAGTTTGCTGTTGATGTATTGATGGTTGACATTTCTAGTTGAGTAGAGGTCAATGATACGAGAATGACCTAGAAGATAATTCATAGAAATTCAGACAAATTTccataaaattccatttttctagaaatttcaaaaagatttgaagttctgtggaaatccccaaatttttgCAGGAACCTAATAATTCTAAGGAAATTCCACAAATACCtaaaaatccaataaaatcccaaaaatttcaaaatcttaGAAACTTTAGAATTTCCATAGGAATCCCCAGAGCAGCCCATGAAGTTCCAAACCTGCACAAAATTCCTAGAAACtgccaaaattcaagaaattccATCGATGTCCCAAAATTCTGAttcctctaaaaaaaaatgagaggaagGCGAAAGGGAAACCCTTTCTCCTGTGTTAGGGAATTCATCAAAAGCTTGCATCTGATGCAGAGGGGTCTCTCCCTTTTATGCATTATTCAGAGACCCAACACTGGTAAACTCCCTAACTTTAATTGGCATAATATAGAATTCATTAACATGTCAGGATTGAATAGTATATTAATTATCTTtcacattttatatttttagcaTGCGAGCATAGTCAATCAAATGTAGCAATACATGTAGGTCTAGGACTGTTAATTTTGTGGaagatattcaaaatctaaGTATATTTGGTATAAATACCAGTTTTTTCAGATGGGGTCAGTGCCTAACACATTTTCTCCCTCATAACCTGATGCAAACCTGTACCTCTGGTAAAGACCATATATGAATTTAAAATCTGAACTTGACCCATTAGTTGGCAATTGGGCTCGTCAATAGAATTTTAGGCTCTCAATCTTAGATGGCGACTCAAAGAAGCTCATTCCCTTCAATCGTCATAAGAAAAGCAGGGGAGGAACCAAGATTCGAGTTCCACAGTTCCATCTTGCTTATTCTTATAAAAATACAACTCCAAGTAGTATCTATTTGAACTCAGGTTTCGGTTTAtttaatgtttaatttttttcaatctGTTCTCCCCTGCTGATGACCATGCCGAATGTGGGGgattataaattttatttttgagatgtattcttttctctttcttcaataaaatttctgatctttaacgaaaaaaaaaaaacccacatcATAACGAATCCGATCACTAAATCTGAGGAATCACAACTCCTTCAGGGTACCACAAATCAAGCTGAGCGTTGGAAGTTTGATTTTGAGCATCCATGTTTGTTATTTCTTATAGGCATTAGAACCACCATGATCAAGTAAAATCACTTATCCTCTTGAACTGTTCAAAATCGCACTCTTGAGTCTTGACTTAGCATTGgagaacaaaattttgatgatgacaaaTTGCACCCTACATTATCGGCAATCGAAAAGGTCTTATCATCCACACCAAACTGATACATATTTGGTTTAAAAGATTATTTGAATGGGTCAAGGAGTGGAAAACTTGGACCACTCAACTGTATAAGACATTCCGTCAAGGGCGAATTCCATTGTTAACCAATGGAGAAGATATCCAAATGGGAAGGTAACTCGCAAGTCATTACATTTGGGTTGGTGGGTCAACCAAGCTAATTATATAAACCAATCAAACAACAAGTAGGCAAGACTCTGAATACTCATTTAAGAtttatctgaaaaaaaaaaaattaaggtatGATATCTCCAAAAGGACCACCCAAATCTACATGACTAACACTAAGTGAAGTATCTAATAATCCAATCACACATAGCATTCTTTTACTAAGACAAATTAAACATTcttattagaaaataaattttcttgcactaatatttattttatttttattttttataaaaaaaatttgctcgTTGACATTAGGGTTGggttttcattttattgataGCAACGACGAAGATGAAATGAAACCTAACTACTTTTTTTTAGAGATATCTTATCTtttatagataaaaataaataataaaaaaaaggtttgtAAGACAAGTTTCTAAGACAAGGCTGAGTACAACCTCATCTTAGAGAAGAACAACCCTTTGATTTTTTCTGGTAAATAACAGCCCTTTGATTTTTGGGGGCAGGGGCGTGTTTCTACAGTCCCTGATTTTTCGGGGACTATAAAATACTCATTTAAGatttacttgaaaaaaaaaagaaaattaaggtaTGATATCTACAAAAGGACCACTATGTCCACATGACTACCACTAAGCCCAGTTTTCAATAATCCAATTAAACATaccattttcttttaataagacAAATTTAAACATTcttattagaaaataaatttccttgcgctactttctatttttttttttagtagttgTGATTAGGATTGGACTTTCATTTTGCTAAGGAATGACGAAGATGAAACAGAGCCTatccactcttttttttttatctagagATATCTAATCTTTCATAGATCtttgatgtatatatatatatatatactagtaaaaatataCGTGCATATGCATGTGGGGTAAAAAATTACTACAAATAAATCAAAGCTATATGTGTTGTCttacattgagagagagagagagagagagaaggagaattgCTACAAGAAAGGGTAACTGAATGTGAAAAACATAAAGATAAATAAAGcattaaagaataaataaatatatgaaaataaaatattattttgacaTACATCCAAAATTGGCCGACTACTTAGTTATATAGTCACAAGTTTATGTCTTTGTTTTGAGGGAGATGTGATATGTGTGTAGATAGAAAGATAAAGATAACAAGGGGCATAAGATAAAATGAAGGGAGATGTAGGGGATGTATTTATGGTAGAGGATGTGAGTATATTAACACCTTAAAATTTAAgggcaaaaaataatataaagagatgaaaaaatcataataaagatATACACAAACCATAGTAAAGATAATTGCCTCAATTTTGCATTAGTGAAGAAGCATTTAAAAGAAGTTTAGATAAATTACATCAAGAAAGTAGATGAAGTCATAATAGttcaaaaataacaaaaatcattGAGAACCTATAGTAGTATCTATAGATGTATCCAAAAATAAAGACAACTTACCATGCCGAAACTTCTGAATGTCCACCAAATATTCTCAAGTCAACAACTTGGGAAAGTACAAAAATGTATGCTGAACCTGAAcgaacaaaaaataataattagacTAACATCTAATACCCTCTATCTAATCTGAGATAAATAGTTGGAGTCCAATACTGAGAATTCCCCATAAAACATAATCACATCAGCTACAAAAATAGATTAAATTCcaatccaaaattttcaaattattaagaaaatagTATTATTTTGGAGCCTGGACAatggtttttagtttttaacaTCCCTAAAACAATCAAGATTATGtacaaataaaaacaaagagagTTTCTTGCATACATCTTATTGTTTAATTCACAAAAATCCATATAAAAACGCCCACGTGAGCATGTGAGAAGAGATGAAGTAATTAAACAATCACCAAAATATTAGGAAAAATTGATATCTGCACTCAATGACCATATTTCTAAAGCATTTGATCCTTTCTTTACACTACGTTGGCCATGAACCCATCATTTCTCTACACTCAACAACGACTCTAAAAATATTTCTTGATCCTTGTTCTAAAGGTCAAGTTGCAAACCCAATctgtgaaaaaacaaaaaactgcaAATTAGAATAAATAGATACTAAAAGTTAAGTTCGAATCTAAATTAAAAACTTTAAAATCACCACCATAAGATGGTGTTCACAGCCACAGGTAGGATGGAATGTAAGGGTGGATCACAAACCCATAACGGGTAggtagagaaagaggaaagattttataacaaaaccctaattatacgtaaaaagagaataaatccTATAAATCAATGGAGGCCTCTCCTATGATTTTGAACAAAAAATCCACAAGTAGAAAGTAGTTCTAGTGCATctataaacaattgaagttagGTAATACaccaggaaaaataaaagaaaattaagccACAGAGTGAGTAAGGGAGAGAACCAGAGTGTCGTTAGGGGGGGTTTCAAGTCACCGGTTCCAAAGGAGAGGCAAGCAAGACAAATAAGTTATTGAACCACAAAATTGATATTGAGACAAATAAggtgattaatttttttaaaggaataaaataaagagtaaTATTAAGAGtgatagaaaatatttcataaaagagTGAGGAAACAACTCTTGCATACCCTTGTTTCATGGGAAACAATATTATTTTCAGCTGGAGCGACGAGCTAAATCACAGATAATAATTTAGTTGCAAATAGAGGTAAAGTCAAACTAAATCATGCAtaaagaaaattgagaagaaaTTGAAGCTTAGAACAAAAGAACTGATTTACCTGTCTATAAATTTGATTAACTTACAGGATTGtagcttttcttctttttccttttttttaacttttttttttcctgcactAAATAAACTAAAA contains:
- the LOC122066893 gene encoding meiosis-specific protein ASY1-like, whose protein sequence is MDKLVKEGVLSRAGRDNFTINKLKNLDSEFAAVKEEKEAQEIPLGDDVPKSSKDDYMYMKALYHALPMEYITVPKLQSKLEGEANQATVKKLIEKMAQEGFVEGTGNRRLGKRVIHSETTNRKLQEIKNAITLVLLSKDKEGYFWDNEKCLIYQFLLMREKTSFQSIIIFIGITSIYEAKFETVVEGIINAKELKAKWVAANRNCKNGNQVGLNEKK